The following coding sequences are from one Prochlorococcus marinus CUG1438 window:
- the psbC gene encoding photosystem II reaction center protein CP43, with protein sequence METPFNNLLRAPNQSIEETGYAWYVGNARLINLSGRLLGAHIAHSGLIVFWAGAMMLFEVNHFTFDKPMWEQGLICMPHVAMFGYGIGPGGEVTDIMPFFQAGVVHLIASAVLGFGGIYHSLAGPEKLEEDFPFFSTDWRDKNQMTNILGYHLIVLGIGALAWSVNWCFIGGAYDTWAPGGGEVRLVNPTLDPRVILGYLFRSPWGGAGSIIGVNSIEDIVGGHVYVGITAIIGGIFHIFTKPFGWARRAFIWNGEGLLSYALGGICVASFIASTFIWFNNTAYPSEFYGPTNAEASQAQSFTFLVRDQRIGANVGSTMGPTGLGKYLMRSPTGEIIFGGETMRFWDFRGPWLEPLRGPNGLSLEKIQNDIQPWQVRRAAEYMTHAPNASINSVGGIITEPNAVNFVNLRQWLAAAQFFLGWFTFIGHLWHAGRARAAAAGFEKGIDRKSEPALELPDLD encoded by the coding sequence GTGGAAACGCCCTTTAATAATTTATTAAGAGCTCCAAACCAAAGTATTGAGGAAACTGGCTATGCCTGGTATGTAGGCAACGCTCGACTAATCAATTTATCTGGACGTTTATTAGGAGCTCACATTGCTCACTCTGGACTAATAGTCTTTTGGGCGGGAGCAATGATGCTCTTTGAGGTTAATCATTTTACCTTTGATAAACCAATGTGGGAGCAAGGTTTAATTTGTATGCCACACGTCGCAATGTTTGGTTACGGAATAGGCCCTGGTGGAGAAGTTACTGATATCATGCCTTTCTTCCAAGCAGGCGTGGTTCACCTCATAGCTTCTGCTGTTCTTGGTTTTGGTGGTATTTACCATTCATTAGCAGGTCCAGAAAAATTAGAAGAAGATTTCCCATTTTTCTCCACTGATTGGAGAGATAAAAATCAAATGACAAACATCCTTGGATATCATTTGATTGTTCTAGGTATAGGTGCATTAGCATGGTCGGTGAACTGGTGTTTTATTGGCGGTGCATATGACACTTGGGCACCTGGTGGTGGAGAAGTCAGACTTGTTAATCCAACTTTGGATCCAAGAGTCATTCTTGGCTACCTATTTAGATCTCCATGGGGAGGCGCTGGTTCAATTATCGGTGTTAACTCTATTGAAGATATTGTTGGTGGACACGTCTATGTGGGTATAACTGCAATCATTGGAGGAATATTCCACATATTTACCAAACCTTTTGGATGGGCAAGAAGAGCATTCATCTGGAATGGTGAAGGACTTCTAAGTTATGCACTTGGTGGAATTTGTGTAGCAAGTTTTATTGCTTCAACATTCATCTGGTTTAACAATACTGCTTACCCTTCAGAATTTTACGGTCCAACTAATGCTGAAGCTTCACAGGCACAAAGCTTTACTTTCCTAGTGAGAGACCAAAGAATTGGTGCTAACGTAGGTTCAACAATGGGACCAACAGGTTTAGGTAAGTATCTCATGAGATCTCCAACTGGTGAAATTATATTTGGTGGTGAAACAATGAGATTTTGGGACTTCAGAGGGCCATGGTTAGAGCCTTTAAGAGGACCTAACGGCTTAAGCCTTGAAAAAATCCAAAATGATATTCAGCCTTGGCAAGTAAGAAGAGCTGCTGAATATATGACTCACGCTCCTAACGCTTCTATCAACTCTGTTGGTGGAATTATTACAGAGCCAAATGCTGTTAACTTTGTTAACTTAAGACAATGGTTAGCTGCAGCTCAATTCTTCCTAGGATGGTTTACATTTATCGGCCACCTTTGGCACGCTGGACGTGCTAGAGCAGCCGCTGCTGGTTTCGAAAAAGGAATCGACAGGAAGAGTGAACCAGCTCTAGAACTGCCTGATCTAGATTAA
- the psbD gene encoding photosystem II D2 protein (photosystem q(a) protein) translates to MTIAVGSAPQRGWFDVLDDWLKRDRFVFIGWSGLLLLPCAYLAIGGWFVGTTFVTSWYTHGVASSYLEGCNFLTAAVSTPGDAMGHSLLFLWGPEAQGSFVRWLQLGGLWNFVALHGVFGLIGFMLRQFEIAGLVGIRPYNALAFSAVIAVFTSIFLIYPLGQHSWFFAPSFGVAAIFRYILFIQGFHNITLNPFHMMGVAGILGGALLCAIHGATVQNTLYEDTSIYTDGKVQSSTFRAFDPTQEEETYSMITANRFWSQIFGIAFSNKRFLHFLMLFVPVMGMWTSSIGIVGLALNLRAYDFVSQEIRAAEDPEFETFYTKNILLNEGMRAWMSSVDQPHENFVFPEEVLPRGNAL, encoded by the coding sequence ATGACGATCGCAGTTGGTAGCGCCCCACAAAGAGGATGGTTTGATGTCCTCGATGATTGGTTGAAGCGCGACCGCTTTGTATTTATTGGTTGGTCCGGACTACTTTTACTTCCTTGCGCATATCTTGCTATAGGTGGTTGGTTTGTCGGAACAACATTTGTTACCTCTTGGTACACACACGGAGTTGCAAGCTCCTATCTTGAAGGCTGTAACTTTTTAACAGCAGCTGTAAGTACCCCTGGTGATGCCATGGGACACAGTCTTCTATTTTTGTGGGGTCCTGAAGCCCAAGGTAGTTTCGTAAGATGGCTACAACTTGGTGGTCTTTGGAACTTTGTTGCATTACATGGAGTATTTGGCCTAATTGGTTTTATGCTTCGTCAGTTTGAAATTGCTGGCCTTGTTGGAATTAGACCGTACAACGCATTGGCTTTCTCAGCAGTAATTGCAGTATTCACAAGTATTTTCCTTATTTACCCATTAGGACAGCATAGTTGGTTCTTCGCACCTTCATTTGGTGTTGCAGCAATCTTCCGTTATATACTGTTCATTCAAGGTTTTCACAATATCACTTTAAATCCATTCCATATGATGGGTGTTGCTGGAATTCTTGGTGGTGCTCTACTTTGCGCTATCCATGGAGCTACAGTACAAAACACTTTGTATGAAGATACAAGTATTTATACAGATGGTAAAGTTCAAAGTTCAACATTTAGAGCTTTTGATCCAACTCAAGAAGAAGAAACTTATTCAATGATTACAGCGAATAGATTCTGGAGTCAAATCTTCGGAATTGCTTTCTCGAACAAACGTTTCTTACATTTCTTAATGCTATTTGTACCTGTTATGGGTATGTGGACATCTTCAATTGGTATTGTCGGCTTAGCACTAAACTTGAGAGCTTATGATTTCGTAAGCCAAGAAATCCGTGCAGCAGAAGATCCAGAATTTGAAACTTTCTATACAAAAAATATACTTTTGAACGAAGGTATGCGAGCATGGATGTCTTCTGTGGATCAACCACACGAAAACTTTGTATTCCCTGAGGAGGTTCTTCCACGTGGAAACGCCCTTTAA
- a CDS encoding photosystem I assembly protein Ycf4, with translation MNSDLTSFDKIEQKIGGSRKISNYIIGGMLTIGGVGFLLASLSSYTGKDLLPIGNPSTLLFIPQGIIMGAYGVIANLLNFYLWYLVYINFGSGSNSFDKSSKSVEIKRKGLFKDIEVKLNFDEIKSVKLDISEGFNPRRRIALVLKGRKKPLPLSGAGELKPLLQVEEEGARLAKFLNVNLEGLK, from the coding sequence ATGAATTCAGACCTCACGTCTTTCGATAAAATCGAACAAAAAATTGGCGGATCAAGAAAAATTTCAAATTATATTATTGGTGGAATGTTGACTATTGGGGGTGTAGGTTTCCTTTTGGCTTCTTTATCAAGCTACACAGGAAAGGATTTATTACCCATAGGAAATCCATCGACTTTATTATTTATTCCGCAAGGAATAATAATGGGAGCTTATGGCGTTATAGCTAATCTCTTAAATTTTTATTTATGGTATTTGGTTTATATCAACTTTGGTTCAGGAAGTAATTCTTTTGATAAATCATCAAAATCTGTAGAAATTAAAAGAAAAGGATTATTTAAGGATATTGAAGTCAAGTTAAACTTTGATGAAATTAAATCAGTTAAGTTGGATATAAGTGAGGGATTTAACCCACGAAGAAGGATTGCTTTAGTACTCAAAGGTAGGAAAAAACCTCTCCCGTTAAGCGGCGCAGGGGAACTTAAACCACTACTTCAAGTTGAAGAAGAAGGGGCACGTTTGGCTAAGTTTTTGAATGTTAATTTGGAGGGCTTAAAATAA
- a CDS encoding peptidylprolyl isomerase — MMTACSFKKEINSNYYCQKLRFNCIQVDKVISFKTSKGNFEVKLDGQNNPVTVSNFLENINNNIYVNHKFYKIINYPQIKLIHGGVNPDNQLYSKENQTLNKAIPTIPLEIKFKEEKKPRYNYQITNPYEINYLINTFERGSIAMVKSGKNKSSSTEFFFVTNKFPELDGRYSIFGKVIRGLDVLEKINKEDYIKEVLISN; from the coding sequence TTGATGACAGCTTGTAGTTTTAAAAAGGAGATAAATTCAAATTATTATTGTCAAAAACTAAGATTTAATTGTATTCAAGTTGATAAGGTTATTTCTTTTAAAACCTCAAAGGGTAATTTTGAGGTTAAACTAGATGGTCAAAACAATCCAGTTACAGTATCAAACTTTTTAGAAAATATAAATAATAATATTTACGTAAATCACAAATTTTATAAGATAATAAATTATCCCCAAATCAAGTTAATACATGGAGGTGTTAATCCGGACAATCAACTTTACAGTAAAGAGAATCAAACTTTGAATAAGGCAATCCCTACGATACCTCTAGAGATAAAATTCAAAGAAGAAAAAAAGCCTAGATATAATTATCAAATAACAAATCCTTATGAAATTAATTATTTAATTAATACTTTTGAGAGGGGGTCAATTGCCATGGTTAAGAGCGGAAAAAATAAATCTTCATCCACCGAATTTTTTTTCGTAACGAATAAATTTCCAGAACTAGACGGAAGATATTCAATTTTTGGAAAAGTTATAAGAGGATTAGATGTACTTGAAAAAATTAATAAAGAAGACTACATAAAGGAAGTTCTGATATCTAATTAG
- the ilvN gene encoding acetolactate synthase small subunit, whose protein sequence is MKHTLSVLVEDESGALSRISGLFARRGFNIDSLAVGPAESKGISRLTMVVEGDDETLQQMTKQLNKLFNVLGVVDFTNLAAVERELMLLKVSSKEDTRSNILDIVQIFRAKVVDVSDIALTLEVVGDPGKLVALEKLLEPYGILEIARTGKVALKRSSGVNTEMLKINKYSLEI, encoded by the coding sequence ATGAAACATACATTATCAGTGCTTGTAGAAGACGAGTCAGGGGCTTTAAGTAGAATCTCAGGTCTCTTTGCTAGGAGAGGATTCAACATTGATAGCCTCGCAGTCGGACCGGCAGAATCCAAAGGGATATCAAGGTTAACAATGGTCGTAGAAGGTGATGATGAGACTCTTCAACAAATGACTAAACAACTCAATAAGTTATTTAATGTTTTGGGAGTTGTAGATTTTACTAATTTAGCTGCTGTGGAAAGGGAATTGATGTTACTGAAAGTTTCCTCGAAAGAAGATACTCGGAGTAATATCCTAGATATTGTTCAAATATTCCGTGCCAAGGTTGTTGATGTTTCAGATATAGCTTTAACGCTAGAAGTCGTAGGGGATCCTGGGAAGTTAGTTGCTCTAGAGAAATTACTAGAACCTTACGGCATTCTTGAAATAGCAAGAACTGGCAAAGTAGCTCTGAAACGCTCTTCGGGAGTTAATACAGAAATGTTAAAGATTAACAAATATTCTCTAGAAATCTAA
- a CDS encoding alpha/beta fold hydrolase has product MNLHYKKENIGFSNYWNWNGFKICWSVIGEDNEIPIIFLHGFGANQKHWRNNLEYFANKNCASYSIDLLGFGDSDQPGINQIGKLNNEIWSNQVKDFIAQVIRPKNPRKVILIGNSLGSLVALTCAVLLEDEIETVVASPLPDQIQLSKKKSTIRPFLKNFKDRFIKIFFIFLPLEIILFLITKFGIIKLGLNSAYFKKDNIDSELVDLVTKPVLRKTSARSLRAMCIGMSTRNENFQASYLLKKLSASKKVPFLLIWGDKDNFIPLFIGKRIANFHRWVKLKIVSNSGHCIHDEDHAVFNRISFEWIRDLKTF; this is encoded by the coding sequence ATGAATCTCCATTACAAAAAAGAAAATATTGGATTTTCTAATTACTGGAATTGGAATGGTTTTAAAATTTGTTGGAGTGTTATAGGCGAAGATAATGAAATTCCAATTATCTTTCTCCACGGATTTGGCGCTAATCAAAAACATTGGAGAAACAATTTAGAATATTTTGCAAACAAGAATTGTGCCTCTTATTCAATAGATTTATTAGGTTTTGGAGATTCAGATCAACCTGGAATAAATCAAATTGGGAAATTAAATAATGAGATTTGGTCCAATCAGGTGAAAGACTTTATTGCGCAAGTCATAAGGCCAAAGAATCCCAGGAAAGTAATTCTTATTGGCAACTCCCTTGGATCATTAGTTGCTTTAACATGCGCTGTTTTACTAGAGGATGAGATTGAAACAGTTGTTGCATCGCCACTGCCAGATCAAATTCAATTAAGCAAGAAAAAAAGTACAATAAGACCATTTTTAAAAAATTTCAAAGATAGATTTATAAAAATATTCTTCATATTTTTGCCATTAGAGATTATTTTATTTTTAATAACCAAATTCGGAATAATAAAACTTGGTCTAAATTCTGCCTATTTCAAGAAAGATAATATCGATAGCGAACTAGTAGATTTGGTAACAAAACCAGTTTTAAGGAAAACTTCTGCTAGATCATTGAGAGCAATGTGTATTGGAATGTCTACAAGGAATGAAAATTTTCAAGCTTCTTACCTTTTAAAAAAACTTAGCGCTTCAAAAAAAGTTCCTTTTTTATTAATTTGGGGAGATAAAGATAATTTCATACCTTTGTTTATTGGTAAAAGGATTGCAAATTTCCATAGATGGGTAAAATTAAAAATAGTATCTAACTCAGGACATTGTATCCATGATGAAGATCATGCAGTATTTAATAGAATCTCTTTTGAATGGATTAGAGATTTAAAAACTTTTTAA
- the petM gene encoding cytochrome b6-f complex subunit PetM translates to MAKEIFSIAAVFWILIPIGLVGGALLLKFQGD, encoded by the coding sequence ATGGCTAAAGAAATTTTTAGTATTGCAGCAGTTTTTTGGATACTCATACCAATAGGATTGGTTGGAGGAGCATTGTTATTAAAGTTCCAAGGGGATTGA
- a CDS encoding NAD(P)H-binding protein, which yields MKILLVGATGTLGRQIAKQAIEDGHEVRCFVRNPRKASFLQEWGCELTKGNLLNSSDIEYALQGIEVVIDAATSKPDDPRSIYETDWDGKVNLFNACDSLNVKRVIFLSILLTEKFRNVPLMDIKYCTEKLLEQSDLDYTIFKCAAFMQGVISQFAIPILDSQAVWMSGTPTKIAYMNTQDMAKVIVSSVDNSKTHKTSLPLVGPKAWDSNEVISLCEKFSEKKAKIFRVSPFLISVTQKVVSFFQDSLNVAERLAFAEVTSSGESLDADMSNTYEILNLKKEDMTSLDSYIKEYYQQILKRLREMEADLNIEEKKRLPF from the coding sequence ATGAAGATTCTTTTAGTAGGGGCAACAGGAACACTTGGTAGGCAAATAGCAAAGCAAGCTATAGAAGATGGACACGAAGTAAGATGCTTCGTTAGAAACCCAAGAAAAGCTTCTTTTCTACAAGAATGGGGTTGTGAGCTGACAAAAGGTAATTTATTAAACTCCTCTGATATTGAATATGCATTGCAAGGTATTGAGGTTGTTATTGATGCCGCTACCAGTAAACCAGATGATCCTAGAAGTATTTATGAGACAGATTGGGATGGAAAAGTCAACTTGTTCAATGCTTGCGATTCTCTAAATGTAAAGAGAGTCATATTCCTCTCAATCCTCTTAACAGAAAAATTTAGAAATGTTCCATTAATGGATATAAAATATTGTACTGAAAAACTTCTTGAGCAATCTGATCTAGATTATACAATTTTCAAATGTGCAGCTTTTATGCAAGGAGTTATAAGTCAATTTGCTATTCCAATTTTAGATAGTCAAGCAGTCTGGATGAGTGGAACTCCAACGAAGATTGCTTATATGAATACTCAAGACATGGCTAAAGTTATTGTCTCATCAGTAGATAATTCAAAAACCCATAAGACATCATTACCATTGGTTGGTCCCAAAGCATGGGATTCAAACGAAGTTATATCCTTATGTGAAAAATTTAGCGAAAAGAAGGCTAAAATTTTTAGAGTTTCTCCTTTTCTGATTAGTGTTACTCAAAAAGTAGTTTCTTTTTTCCAAGACTCTTTAAATGTTGCTGAAAGGTTGGCTTTCGCTGAAGTAACAAGTAGTGGAGAATCACTAGATGCTGACATGAGCAACACCTACGAAATATTGAATCTAAAAAAAGAAGATATGACTTCCTTAGATAGTTATATCAAAGAATACTATCAACAAATACTTAAGAGATTAAGGGAAATGGAAGCTGATCTTAATATTGAAGAAAAAAAGAGATTACCTTTTTAA
- the infA gene encoding translation initiation factor IF-1, whose protein sequence is MIETSGVIEKEQGNGFYLVTLEQPEGHQCLCRAAGKLTKFRIKLLAGDKVLVEISPYDLSRGRITYRERNAGGSKPTTNKNNPKRNNK, encoded by the coding sequence ATGATTGAAACTTCTGGTGTAATAGAAAAAGAGCAGGGAAATGGTTTTTATTTGGTTACTTTAGAGCAGCCGGAAGGACATCAATGTTTATGCAGAGCTGCTGGTAAATTGACTAAATTTAGAATTAAATTATTGGCTGGTGATAAAGTTTTAGTTGAGATTAGTCCTTACGACCTTTCTAGAGGAAGGATAACTTATCGGGAGAGGAATGCAGGTGGTTCAAAACCTACAACTAATAAAAATAATCCCAAGAGAAATAATAAATAA
- the trxB gene encoding thioredoxin-disulfide reductase produces the protein MENKESSNVENVVIIGSGPAGYTAAIYAARANLQPLLVTGFNSGGIPGGQLMTTTFVENYPGFPDGVLGPELMDLMKAQAERWGTNLYESDVISINTDSHPFELKTLEGDIKANSIIIATGASANRLGVINEDKFWSKGISACAICDGATPQFRDEELAVIGGGDSACEEAAYLTKYGSKVHLIVRSEKLRASGAMVDRVKANSKIEIHWNTKVEKANGSEWLEKIETIHSQKGKGEINIKGLFYAIGHTPNTKFLGNKIDLDNKGYIACKSGRPETSIEGIFAAGDVVDSEWRQGVTAAGTGCMAALATERWLAKKNLAKTIVRESPEPEKKLNSSEFNEDEVNEETFDANAEWQKGSYALRKLYHESKKPILVIFSSPSCGPCHVLKPQLKRVIKELDGAVLGVEIDIDKDQDIAKQAGINGTPTVQLFKEKLLKKQWQGVKQRSEFNEAIKNII, from the coding sequence ATGGAAAATAAAGAAAGTTCTAACGTTGAAAATGTAGTAATTATTGGTTCAGGTCCGGCGGGTTACACTGCAGCAATATATGCGGCTAGAGCCAATCTCCAACCTTTGCTTGTAACAGGATTTAATTCTGGTGGAATTCCTGGAGGGCAATTAATGACTACAACATTTGTTGAAAATTATCCAGGTTTCCCTGATGGAGTACTAGGTCCTGAATTGATGGATTTAATGAAGGCTCAGGCAGAGAGATGGGGTACTAATTTATACGAAAGTGATGTTATTTCAATAAACACTGATTCACATCCCTTTGAATTAAAAACTTTAGAGGGGGATATAAAAGCTAACTCAATTATTATTGCAACTGGAGCAAGTGCAAATAGATTAGGAGTGATAAATGAAGATAAATTCTGGAGTAAAGGAATAAGTGCTTGTGCAATATGTGATGGAGCAACCCCACAATTCAGAGATGAAGAATTAGCTGTTATAGGTGGAGGCGACTCTGCATGTGAAGAAGCCGCATACCTAACAAAGTATGGTAGCAAAGTTCATTTGATTGTTAGATCAGAAAAATTAAGAGCTAGTGGAGCAATGGTTGATAGAGTAAAAGCTAATTCAAAAATAGAAATCCACTGGAACACAAAAGTAGAGAAAGCTAATGGTTCTGAATGGCTTGAGAAAATAGAAACTATTCACTCTCAAAAAGGTAAAGGTGAAATCAATATTAAAGGGCTTTTTTATGCAATAGGACATACCCCTAATACAAAGTTCTTAGGCAACAAAATTGATTTAGATAATAAAGGATATATTGCGTGCAAATCAGGTCGGCCAGAGACATCTATTGAAGGCATTTTCGCTGCAGGTGACGTTGTCGATTCAGAATGGAGACAAGGAGTTACTGCTGCAGGAACAGGTTGTATGGCCGCATTAGCTACTGAAAGGTGGCTAGCCAAGAAAAACTTAGCAAAAACAATAGTCAGAGAATCACCCGAACCAGAAAAAAAACTTAACTCATCAGAATTTAATGAAGACGAAGTGAATGAAGAAACCTTTGATGCAAACGCTGAATGGCAAAAAGGCAGTTATGCATTAAGGAAACTTTATCATGAGAGTAAAAAACCTATACTAGTTATTTTTAGTTCCCCAAGCTGCGGTCCATGTCATGTTTTGAAACCTCAATTAAAAAGAGTAATTAAAGAACTTGATGGTGCAGTTCTCGGCGTTGAAATAGATATTGATAAAGATCAAGATATTGCAAAACAAGCTGGAATTAACGGCACACCAACAGTTCAACTTTTTAAAGAAAAATTATTAAAAAAACAATGGCAAGGCGTTAAACAAAGAAGTGAATTTAACGAAGCGATAAAAAATATTATCTAA
- a CDS encoding EF-1 guanine nucleotide exchange domain-containing protein, which yields MSIKAIECPDGVCHSHHGGHAVPRQAMQKNLEKHGKDWCEKLAERIYEMSVDTYSQTVMPSLHSAGWQRRHLDWEFKLAENDSEPDEALVEGIINATESFLRSSEVHRLFIQELVQGTFEEANDKKIISKAIKSIIEEEIVISLREKKETLLKKISAKLMSEEKVSEELAINSAKEGFEEVERLLANHSEAV from the coding sequence ATGAGTATAAAAGCAATCGAATGTCCTGATGGAGTATGTCACAGTCATCATGGTGGTCATGCTGTTCCAAGACAAGCTATGCAGAAAAATCTAGAAAAGCATGGTAAGGACTGGTGTGAGAAATTAGCTGAGAGAATTTATGAAATGTCAGTTGATACTTATTCACAGACCGTCATGCCCAGTCTCCACTCGGCAGGTTGGCAAAGAAGACATTTAGATTGGGAATTTAAGCTGGCAGAAAATGATTCTGAACCTGATGAAGCTCTTGTTGAAGGAATTATTAATGCCACAGAAAGTTTTCTAAGAAGTAGTGAGGTGCATCGATTATTTATTCAGGAATTAGTCCAAGGCACATTTGAGGAAGCAAATGACAAAAAAATAATTTCTAAAGCGATAAAATCTATTATTGAAGAAGAAATTGTTATTTCACTAAGAGAAAAAAAAGAAACTCTTTTAAAGAAAATATCCGCAAAATTAATGTCAGAAGAAAAAGTTAGCGAGGAACTTGCAATAAATTCCGCTAAAGAGGGTTTTGAGGAAGTGGAAAGGCTACTTGCAAACCATAGTGAAGCAGTTTAA
- a CDS encoding Re/Si-specific NAD(P)(+) transhydrogenase subunit alpha, which produces MTKILIPSETSPGERRVSATPEAVKKLKSLGCDVYIESSAGKLSGFSDLSYEESGGTIINNFDQKIWSEADLIFCVQTPSEDNLTKLKKGAVLLGLLNPYGNKELLRIINNNKISALSLELLPRISRAQSSDVLSSQANIAGYKAVLLAASELDRYFPMLMTAAGTVQPAKVVVLGGGVAGLQAVATAKRLGAIVFVSDIRPAVKEQVESLGARFIELPEVDEKPGEAGGYAKAVTPEFLSKQKSTLTKYLSEADVAICTAQVLGKKAPVLIDSPMIEKMRPGAVVIDLAVSQGGNCEGTKSNETIFKDGVKLIGAGELPSSVPYDASSLYAKNLTSLITPFIKDGVIKLDKEDELISGCLLSDEGVVLQNKVFEN; this is translated from the coding sequence TTGACAAAGATACTTATTCCTTCCGAAACAAGCCCTGGTGAAAGGAGAGTTTCAGCTACACCAGAAGCAGTCAAGAAATTAAAAAGCCTTGGATGTGATGTTTATATAGAAAGTTCAGCGGGAAAATTATCAGGATTTAGTGACTTATCATATGAAGAATCGGGCGGAACAATAATAAATAATTTTGACCAAAAAATTTGGAGTGAAGCGGATTTAATATTCTGTGTTCAAACCCCATCAGAGGATAATTTAACTAAATTAAAGAAAGGCGCTGTTCTTCTTGGTCTTCTTAACCCATACGGTAACAAGGAGCTTCTCAGAATTATTAATAATAATAAGATTTCAGCTTTATCACTAGAGTTGCTTCCAAGGATTAGTAGAGCGCAATCTTCTGATGTTCTCTCTTCTCAGGCCAATATCGCCGGATATAAAGCAGTTCTTTTAGCTGCAAGTGAGTTGGATAGATATTTCCCAATGCTTATGACTGCAGCAGGCACAGTCCAACCTGCCAAAGTAGTGGTACTTGGAGGAGGGGTCGCAGGATTGCAGGCAGTTGCGACAGCAAAAAGACTTGGTGCAATAGTATTTGTATCTGATATTAGACCTGCTGTTAAAGAACAAGTAGAGTCCTTAGGAGCAAGATTTATAGAACTTCCTGAAGTGGACGAAAAGCCCGGAGAGGCAGGAGGTTATGCAAAAGCCGTAACACCCGAATTTCTCTCAAAACAGAAGTCTACTTTAACTAAATATTTATCTGAAGCTGATGTTGCTATATGTACTGCGCAAGTTCTTGGTAAAAAGGCCCCTGTTTTAATAGACTCACCCATGATTGAAAAAATGAGGCCTGGAGCAGTAGTTATTGATTTAGCAGTTTCTCAGGGAGGGAACTGCGAAGGAACAAAATCAAATGAAACTATTTTCAAAGATGGGGTAAAACTTATAGGAGCGGGCGAATTACCCTCTTCAGTCCCTTACGATGCAAGTTCGCTTTATGCTAAGAACTTAACATCTTTAATTACACCATTTATAAAAGATGGTGTAATTAAATTAGATAAAGAGGATGAACTCATTTCTGGATGTTTATTAAGCGATGAAGGAGTTGTTCTTCAAAATAAAGTTTTTGAAAATTGA
- a CDS encoding NAD(P) transhydrogenase subunit alpha translates to MSFINLLWVLLLGSLLGLELIGKVPPTLHTPLMSGANAISGITMLAALTCIVKAEGNVPLLIIGSVSLGFALFNVVGGFFVTDRMLAMFSRKPSNKK, encoded by the coding sequence ATGTCTTTTATAAATCTTCTTTGGGTTCTTTTACTTGGTAGTTTATTAGGCCTCGAGTTAATTGGAAAAGTTCCTCCTACTCTTCACACACCCCTAATGAGTGGAGCAAATGCAATTTCAGGAATAACAATGCTTGCAGCATTAACTTGTATCGTAAAAGCAGAAGGTAACGTCCCACTTTTAATCATTGGTTCAGTTTCTCTTGGATTTGCTCTTTTCAACGTTGTAGGCGGTTTCTTTGTAACTGATCGAATGCTTGCGATGTTTAGTCGTAAACCATCAAATAAGAAGTAA